The nucleotide window CAGCTGCTCGGCCTGTTGGAGATCGCCGCGGGTGACCAGACGCCGGGCCCGCTCGCCGAGCGCGCGGGCGTGATCAAGGGGATCGACGCCCGGCTCGTCAACGCCGGCCGTGCTCTGGACCGCCCGCTGGAGCAAGGCGTCGGCGGCATCGCCGTCACCGCTGCTGGCCGCGGCGTCGGCGACCACCCGCAGCAGCACCCCCGGCACCGGCGTCCCGTGCCGGTCGAGCAACGCGACAACCTCCGAGCCGAGCCGAAACGCGTCGACCGCCGGCCCGGCCCGCATGGTTCGCACCGCCTCGACGGCACAGGAGGCGGCCACGGTCGGCTGGTCGGCGAGCAGAGCGAGACGGGTGAGCTGCAACGCCAACAGCGGATCCCGGTCGCCCTGGGGCGCCGGCCCGCCCCACGCGGTGTGCAACGGCTCCACCACCGCGGCGGCGGCCTCCGCCCTTTCGCTGGCGGTCAGCGGGGTGAGCCTGCCGGCGGTCAACGCGTTCACCGCGACCGCCGGCCGGTCCGGCCGATATCCGTCAGGGAAGACGTCGGCCAGGCCGAGCCCGCACAACCGCTCGATCGAGCCGCCCGTCCGCGCGGCCGGGACCGCGGCGACCGAGTCCGGTACCGGGAGGTCGAAGACGGTCAGCTGTCGCAGCAGCGCGGTATGCGCCGGTCCGGCCTGGTCGATCAGGGTGTCCAGGGCCAAGTTCTCCAGGAACTCGCGTACCTCGGTGTCCGAGGGCAGCCGGCCTCGGTCGAGGTAGGCCTCCATCCCGGCCACCGCCGTTTCTGCCCGTGCGGCGTCGACCGCCTGGCTGTAGACCAGCCGCCCGCCGATCAGATCCTGCAAGCCGGGATTGCCCCGGCTGACCGCCACCGCCCGTTCCGCGAGCTGCTGGCGTTCCTCTCGCAGCTGGTCGGTGGTGCGGGCCTGCTGCCGGCGGGCCAGTTTGCGCTGGGCCACCGCCGACAACGGCTCCAACTGCACCGCCTCCAGGCGGTCCTGCAACCCGTCCAGGGTGAACCGGAACCGGCTGGTCACCACCAGCCGGCTGTCCGTCACATCCGGGCTGAACGCCCGCAACACCGCGGCCAGCACCGGCGCCACCCCGGCCGCGACCCGGTGCAGGCCGGCTGGATCCGGCTCCAGGATCTGCTCCAGGTCATCCACAATCAACAACAGCGGCCGCTGCCCGTCGGCCGTCTGGGCGCACGGCCCGGACAACAGATCCACCAGCAGCGACTCCAACGCCTCCGGCCGCTGCCGCACCGCCGACAGACCTTGCTCGATCAACTCTCGGGCGGCCGGGTTGGTCTGCACCGCCACCGCGATCGCGTCCAGCACACCCAGAGCGCTGTAATCGCCGAACACCACCGCCACCGCCCGATCGGTGAAACGGTCCGCGATCCGCGCCGCAAGACTCGACTTACCCAACCGGCCCTGACCGTGCAACAACACCCCGGCCCGCTCACCGGCACGCAACGCCTGCAACGTCTGCCGCAACTCGCGGCGCCGGCCCACGAACATGCTCGGCTCCGCCACCGGCACATGCTGCTTCTTCTTGTCCAGGAACGTCTTGGTCGCGTGCCCGGCCGACAACAGCGTCCGCTTACGTGTCCCGGACACCACCGGCCCGCCCCCGTCCGGACCCAGCCAGACGCGCGCCAGATGCCAGTCCTCGCGCAGCCGCGGGTTCGGCGAGGCCAGGACCGCCCGGCGGGCGTCACCGACCGCCACCGCCAACGGCGCCCGATCCCGCAACCGGCGATACAACTCCTGCGCGAACAGGATCGCCGCGCCATCGGTCACCGACCCATCCCAGCCGATCACCGCCGGCACCCCCGCCGCGACCAGCCCGGTCGCCATCGAATGCGCCACCACCCCACCCGCACCCACCGCCGCCCCGGCACGCCGGCCGGGACCAGCCGGTAGATGCCCGTCGGTGTCCGCACCGGTCGCTGTCAGGCACGCCGACACGAACACCAGCCGGGTCTTCCCGTCGACCAACCGCACCAACTCCGGCGCCGCCGTCGGGCGGCCCTGACCGAGCTCGTCCTCCATCAGCAACACCGGCACACCCGCCACACCCGGCCCGGCCCGCCAGTTGTTCACCCCGTGACACGACAGGTGCACCACCGGCATCCCACCCAGATCCGCCAGCCGATGACCCAACTGCACCGGATCCCCGGTGTCCTCCACGACGAGATCGATCCGCGGGTCACCGATCGCGTCCAGGATCGCCGACTCCTCGGCCTCGAAATCCAGCTCCGCCTGCCCCCGCGGCGACGATGCCATGAACATCACACCCAGACGAAACCCGTCCAGGGTCTGCGCCGGTTTCGGCGTGCCGAGCCGGCGCACCACCTCGAATCGCGCCAGTCGGTCCGCGGCCAGGAGACCTCCGTCCGGGCGGGCCAACACCTCGAACGGGGCCCGTAGCACCGCCCACGCCGCATCCGACGGCTGCTGCGGTGCTTGCACCTCGAACACCACCGGCGCTCCCACCCGTTTCAACAGCGCGCTCAGCTGCCGGTGATCGCCGTCCAGCCACTGAAACAGCTCCTGGCCCAACCCGATGAACTCCGCGTCGTCGGCGGCCGCGTACACCGCCCGCACATACCGGTCCGCGAGCTCGCGCAACGTCCGCGCATCCTCAGGCCCCAGCAACCGGCGCGGCCCGACCCGCTCTCCGCCAGCCAGAACCTCAAAACCCGCGTCGTCAAGCACCAGACCGGTGATCACTAGTTTCGCCTCTCGCCGTTACTAGCAGCCACCGCACCCTAGAAGAAACAACCCCTGGAACACGACCCCCCGACCGTTTACATCCGAAACCGAACGGGTGCCGCCCAACACAACCCCGCCAACCAACCGGCCACAGCAGACCGAGTGCGGGGGACGTGACGGAAGCGTGTGGTGACGCTCGCGGTCCTGGTAGTGCCGCCCGCGTGAGCTCGCCGGCCGGCAACCGTGCGGGTTGGGGGGATGCGCACGGTTGCCGGACGGACGTTTCTAGGCGAGCGGCGTCGTGACGGTGAAGGAGGCGTCCGCCCGGAGGGTGGCGCTGCCGTCGTTGCGGTCGATGCGCAGCTCGTAGTTGTAGTGCCGGATGTAGAAGCCCGGGTAGTTGTACGACTCGAACGAGGTCGTCCCGGTGCCGGACAGGCCGGCACGGCCGCAGAAGGTGGCGTCATTGCGGAACGTCGCCGTGCCGTCGTTCGCGGCCAGCACCAGGCGGTTGTTGTAGTGGCGCAGGTAGCGGCCGGTCGGGTTGATCGACTGCAACGAGTAGCAGTTGCCGTTGGCCAGGCCGGCGCCGACGGTGAACGTCGCGGACTGCCGGTCGGCGGTGCTGCTCGCCGAGCTCAGCGGGTCGATGTAGCCCAGGTTGTCGCGGTGGCGCACGTAGCGGTCGGTGAAGTTCGCCGAGCGCAGCGACCGGTTGCCGGTCGGCACGGCGGTGCTGTCGCCGACGTTCTCGCGCAGCACGGTGAAGTGCCGGACGGTGCCGGAGAGCCCGGGCAGCTCGGTCTTCGCCGACCAGGTGTTCAGGTCGGTGCTGTCCGCGTAGTAGTAGCGGCCCGCGCCGTACTGGTCGAAGTAGAGCCGCCAGGCGCCCGACGGGAGCTGCACGAGCGCCGGGCCCTCGAGCCCGGAGCCCCAGCCGGCCCAGTTGCCCGTACCGGTGAAGGTCCACGGCCCGGTGAGCGACGCCGCCGTCGCGTGCTCGATGTACTTGGTGGTCTCGTTCTTGACGAACGCGTGGTAGGTGCCGCCGGAGCGCACGACGAACGTGTCGATGTGGTTCGCCGGGATGCCGATCGCCGCACGCGAGCTCCAGGTGGAGAGGTCGGCGCTGGTCGCGGTGATCCGGTACGGCTGGAACTGCCCCGCCGTGCCCGCGGTCGACGCGGAGAAGATGACGTGGATGCTGCCGTCGGTGTCCTTGAACCACTCCGGCGCCCAGGTGCTGCCCGTCGAGCCGTTGAGCCCGACGGTGACGTTGCGCAGGAACGTCCAGTTCACGTGGTCGGCGCTGCGGGCGAAGCCGATCGTGTTACCGGTCCAGTTGGTGGTGTAGACGATGTAGTAGTAGCCGTCGGTGTGCCGCATGACGCTCGGGTCGCGGATCAGCCCGGACGGCGGCGTGTAGGCGTTCGCCCGGATCAGGCTGTAGTCCGTGGCGTTCGACGAGTCGTAGACGTACATGTTGGACTCGCTGGAGTTGGTGAACGCGGTCATCAGGTAGTGCGGTGCGGGGCCGGCCGCGGCGGCGGGGTTTTCGCTCAGCCCGACCCAGGCAGCGCCGGCCGCCAGGCCGCTCAGGGCGGCGGCCAGGATTCGTCGGTGCACGGCTCCTCCAATTGTGACCGGTAACAATCGATGGCGTTCATCTCAGCGCAATACATAGACTCCCGTCAAGATGCGGTCAGGGGCGGACCGTCCAGTCCTGCACGTCGATCTGACTGCCGCCGTAGCGCGGGGCGAAGATGCTCAGCACGCCGAGGCCGCGCAGCCGCTCGTGGTCGATCAGCGGGTCGGAGTAGTAGATCGCCGCCGAGGTGTACCGCAGCGTCCAGTCCGTCCAGCCGGAGGCCTTCGACGCGGTCTCGATGTGCAGCTTGCGGGTCGAGGAGTCCCCGCTGGCGACGTAGAGGTTGTCGCCGGCGTCGACGCCGATGTCACCGCGGCTGGACCGCTCCAGGAACGGCGTGTAGGTCTGGTGCCACACCTTCGACGCCTTGTCCCGCCAGTAGTGCACCAGCACGGCGCTCTCCCGGGCGGCGGTGAAGTCCGCATTGGACGCGGCCGCCGCGGGCAGGTGCGACGCCAGCACGTGCACGATCCCGGCCGCGTCGACGACCTGGGACTCCTGGTTGATCAGGCCGCGGTTCTGGCCGATGGACCAGACCCGCAGGCCGGCCGAGTCGGAGATCAGCGGCGTGCTGCCGGTCGTCGCGACGACCGTTCCGGCGTTGTTGCGCCAGGTGCGCCCGTCGTCCCGGCTGTACGCGTAGAACAGGTCGTGGTTGGTGCTCGCGTTCGAGGTCTCGCGGACCGTCCACGTGGCGTGCAGCAGGCCCGTCGAGTCGTACTCGAGGCCGAACAGGTAGGCGTTGTTGTCGGCCGTGGTGCCGTCGATGAACCGGCCGACGAGGGTCCACGCGCCGGACGCGTACTCGTAGAGCACCTCGTCGCCGGCGCCGCTGGTGCCGGTCCGCAGGGCGAGTTGCAGCTTGCCGGCCGGGGTGGTGAGGAACTGCGGGTAGGTCAGCGCGGGCATGGCCGCGCCGGTCAGCGTCGTCCGCACGGCGCCGAAGCTGCTCGCCTGCCAGGCCGCGGTGTCCGGCGAGGTGGCCAGCCCGGCGACCGACCTGCGGTAGCGCAGCGCCGAGGAGTGCATGTCGAAGGCGAGGTGCAGCGTGCCGTCCTGCCGGGAGACGCCGATGCTGATGGTGTTGTGCGAGTCGGTCGAGGTGGTCGCGTAGTCGGTGAGCCGCAGGTTCTGCCAGGCGCCGGACGGCAGCTTGCGCCGGGACAGGTTGACGTAGCCGCTCTGGTCCCAGAACGCCGTGTACTGCCAGCCGGCGACCGTGGTGATGCCGTCCTGCTGGAAGGACTCGCCGTTCATGTAACCGGTGTAGGTCAGCGCGGTCCGGCCCGTCGTGGTGAGCACGGTGACCGAGGTCTGTGTCACCGACGGCGCCGCCGCCAGCGCGGGCGTGCCCGCCAGGAGGGTGGCGAGCAGGAGGACAACGGCGAGCATGAAACGTTTCATCGATCGACCTCGAATGGCTTCGACGGTGCGCGGAAGGCTCCCGAGACGTTAAGCCGCCGGATCCGAGACAGTCAAGTCCATCAATGCGCGGCGACGCTCACCCGGTTGCGGCCGCCGTGCTTCGCGGCGTACAGGGCGCGGTCGGCCCGGGCCAGCACGGGCGACGGATCGCTGCCCAGCGCGGCCGTCGCGACGCCGAGGCTGACCGTCACCGGCAGGCCGCCGGTCAGCGGTGCCCAGTCGTGCTCGGCCACCGCGCGGCGCAGCTCATCGAGCCGCAGCGCCGCGCCGGCGTCGTCCGGTCCGGCGATCACGACCAGGAACTCCTCGCCGCCGAGCCGGGCCGCGAAGCCCGGCGCCGCGGCGGCCTCGAGCAGCAGCCCGGCGACCGCGACCAGCACCCGGTCGCCGATCTGGTGCGAGCACTGGTCGTTGATCCGCTTGAAGTGGTCCAGGTCGGCGATCGCCACGACGGCCGGCGTCCGCGCCAGCAGCGCCGGCAGCTGCTCGTCGACGTACCGGCGGTTGTGCAGGCCGGTCAGCGGATCACGCCGGGCCTGCTCGCGGAACCGCTCGGCCTCGCGCCGGGCCTCCGCGGTCTCGAACATCGCGTGCCGGGTGCGGGCCTGTGCCGCCCGCTCCCGCGACACCAGGCGCTGCTCGGCCGCGTGGTACTCCTTGTGCGCCGCGAACGCGCGCGCGAACTCCCCGCGCGCGGCGTGCAGCTCCGCCTGCTCCTGCAACACCCGTACGCCGATGCCGGCGAGGTCGCGCTCGCGGCACAGGACGGCACACTCGTCGAGGCTGTCCTGCGCCTGCGCGGTGTCGCCCAGGTGGCGTTGCGCCACGGCGAGGGTGAGCAGGAACTCGGCCATCGAGTCGATGTCGTCCCCGCCGCCGGCCGCCTGCTCCGCAACGTTCGCGCGGGCGGTGCGGGCCGCGTCGCCGTGCCGGCCCAGGGCGATCTCGATGCGCGCGAGTGTGTCCACCGCGTCCGGGGTGAGCCGCTGCCCGGCCCGGTCGGTGGTCTCGCGCAGCCGCTCCATGGCGGCCCAGGCCCGCTCGAAGTCGCCGGCGAGGTACTCCGCGTACGCGAAGTTGTTGAGCACCGTCACCAGCATGGCGGTGTCCGCCAGGCCCAGCGCGATCTCCTCGGCCTGCCGGTACCGCTCGCGGGCGGCGTCCGGCGAGCCGGCCATGGCCAGGTCGTCGGCCAGCTTCACCAGCATCACGGCCCGCAGCCGCGGCGGGGTGTCGTCGTCGAGGAACTCGACGGCGCGCAGCGCGTGTTCGAGCCCGGTCGCGGTGTCGCCGAGGTTGTCGTAGACCGCGGACAGCATCTGATGGCTGCGGGCCAGCAGCGGCCGGTGCGCGCGCTCGTCGGCCCAGCTGTTGGCCTCCCAGCACATCCGGGCGGCCCGGGCAACGTCGCCGGCGCGCCGGTGCATGTTGGCCTGCAACAGCCGGGCGCGGACCTGCACCGCCTCGTCCGGCAGCGCGCGTGCGGCGAGCTCGATCTGCTCGGAGCGGGCCAGCACCGTCTCGGTGTCCGCCCCGAAGCGGTCCTCCAGCGCGGTCAGTTCCGCATCCAGGTCGCGCCCGGCGATCGAGGCCTCACTCACAGCGTTCATTATCGGTTGCCGCCGCCCGATCCGGAACCTCCCGACCGCCCCGCGCGGCGTGCCGCGCGGGGCGTATTCGGTCAGACCATCAGGTCCACGGTGCCGGTCTTCTCCTGCCGCTCCGCCAGCGCCTTCACGTCGGTCTTGACGACCGCCTCCTTGTCCGCGGCGGCGACCCTCTGTGCGCTCTTCTCGGCGAGGTCCGAGGCGACCTTCTCCTGGAACCGCTGGAACTCGATGCGCGCGGCGGAACCGGTCGAATTCGCCGGGCCGATGCCTTCTACCGCCATGCCGTACTCCCGTCAGATGATCTACTCTCGGCCCTTCCATCGGCCGGTCGATCGACATCTGCACCTTTATTCGCGAAATCCTAAGGACGGGCGCGTTCCAGCCGGTCGCGCAGGGCGGTCGCGTGCCGGACGGAGTTGATGCCCAGCCAGCGCAGCGGCTCCGGTTCCCAGCGCCGGGACCGGTGCCCGACCCAGGGCAGCCCGGTCAGGTCGGTGCCGGCGCCGGTGATCAGGTCGGCGAGCGTCCGGCCGGCCAGGTTGGCCGCCGCGACGCCGTCGCCGACGTAGCCGCCGGCCCAGGCGACGCCGTCGCGGAGCCCTACCGAGGGCATCCAGTCCCGGGGGATGCCCAGCGGCCCGCCCCACCGGTACTCGACCGGCATGGACACGCCGAACAGGTCGGCCAGGGCCCGGCGCAGCGCGTCGAAGACCGCCGGCTCCCGGTCGTACGCCGGGCGCACCCGCGACCCGAAGTGGTACGGCGCGCCCCGCCCGCCGAACGCGAGCCGGTCGTCGGCGGTGCGCTGACCGTAGACGATCAGGTGCCGATAGTCGGTGAACGTCTCCCGCCGGGCCAGCCCGATCCGCTCCCACGCCGACGGCGGCAGCGGCTCGGTGGCGATCATCAGCGAGTACACCGGCGCCAGCGCGTGCCGGTGCCCGGCCAGCCCGGAGGTGTAGCCCTCCAGGGCGCGGACCACGACGTCCGCGCGTACCGTGCCGTGGTCGGTGACCACCGACCCGCGCGACAGCCGCAGCGCCCGGGTGCCCTCGTAGATCGCGACGCCGCCGCGCTCGACCGCCGTGGCCAGGCCGCGGACCAGGGTCGCGGGCTGTAGCGAGGCGCAGTCCGGGCTGAAGGTTCCGCCGCGGACGCCGGTCGCGCCGCAGATGCCCGCCGCCGCAGCGGCGTCCAGCAGCCGCACGTCCAGGCCGTACTCCTCGGCCTCGCGCGCGGAAGCCTCGGCCCGGCGCAGCTGGGCGGCCGAGCGGGCCAGCGCCACCGTCCCGCCCTTGGCGAAGGAGCAGTCGATGCCCTCCGCCGCGGCCGCCCGGCCCACCTCGTCCACGCTCGCGGCCAGCGCGCGGTGCATGGCCACGGCGGCGTCGCGCCCGTGCCGGCGGGCCAGCGCGCTCACCGGCACCGGGAACAGCCCGGAGCACCAGCCGCCGTTGCGGCCCGACGCGCCGAAGCCCGCGTACTCGGCCTCCAGCACCGCGATCCGCAGGCCCGGGTCGGCGCGCGCCAGGTAGTACGCGGTCCACAGCCCGGTGTACCCGCCGCCGACGATCGCGACGTCGACGTCGCGGTCGCCGGGCAGCGGCGACCGGGCGGCCGCCGGCTCGTGCGCGGCGGCCAGCCAGTACGACGCGCTCAGAGGTGGGTCCAGGCCTCGGTGAGCACCGAGCGCAGCGCCTGCTCGATCTCGGCGAAGTGCTGCTCCTCGCAGATCAGCGGGGGAGCGAGCTGGATGACCGGGTCGCCGCGGTCGTCGGCGCGGCAGTACAGCCCGCTCTCGAACAGCGCGCGGGACAGGAAGCCGCGCAGCAGCCGCTCGGACTCGTCGGCGTCGAACGTGGCCTTGGTGGCCTTGTCCTTGACCAGCTCGATGCCGAAGAAGTAGCCGTCGCCGCGGACGTCGCCGACGATCGGCAGGTCGGTCAGCCGGTCCAGGTAGGACCGGAACAGCGCCGAGTTCGCCCGGACGTGGCCGTTGAGGTCCTCGCGCTCGAAGATGTCGAGGTTGGCCAGGGCGACCGCGGACGCCACCGGGTGCCCGCCGAACGTGATGCCGTGCGAGAACGAGTTCGCGCCGGTCAGGAACGGCTCGACCAGGCGCTCGGACGCGATCATCGCGCCCAGCGGGACGTACCCGGAGGTCAGGCCCTTGGCGCAGGTGATGATGTCGGGGGTGTAGCCGTAGCGGGCCGAGCCGAAGTACTCGCCGAGCCGGCCGAACGCGCAGATCACCTCGTCGGAGACGAGCAGCACGTCGTAGCGGTCGCAGATCTCGCGGACCCGCTGGAAGTAGCCGGGCGGCGGCGGGAAGCAGCCGCCGGCGTTCTGCACCGGCTCGAGGAACACGCAGGCCACCGTGTCCGGGCCCTCGAACTCGATGGCCTCGGCGATGCGGTCCGCGGCCCAGATGCCGAACTGCTCCTCGCTCATGGACTCGTCGGGGCGCCGGTAGTAGTTGGTGTTCGGCACCTTCAGCGCGCCCGGCACGAGCGGCTCGAACTCCTGCTTGATCAGCGGCAGGCCGGTGAGCGACAGCGCGCCCATTGTGGTGCCGTGGTACGCGATGGTCCGCGAGATCGCCTTGGTCTTCATCGGCTTGCCGGTCAGCTTGAAGTAGCTGCGGGCCAGCTTCCACGCGCTCTCGACGGCCTCGGAGCCGCCGGTGGTGAAGAAGACCCGGTTCAGGTCGCCGGGCGCCAGCGCGGCGAGCCGCTCGGCCAGCTCGACCGCGGTCGGGTGCGCGTAGGACCAGAGCGGGAAGTAGGCGAGCTCCGAGGCCTGCTTGGAGGCGGCCTCGGCCAGCTCGGTGCGGCCGTGCCCGGCCTGCACCACGAACAGGCCGGAGAGCCCGTCCAGGTAGCGGCGGCCCTGCTGGTCCCAGATGTACGGCCCGGAGCCGCGCACGATGACCGGCACCTCGGCGGCGCCGGCGCCGGTGTATGAGGACATCCGGGTGAAGTGCATCCACAGATGGTCCCGGGCGGCGGCGGAGAGTTCTTCGGTCATCGGGTCCCCCACGCGTAGGTCTGCTTGGCGAGCTTCAGGTACATGAATGTCTCCGTTCCGGTGACGCCCGGCACCGCACGGATGGAGTCGTTGAGCAGCGTCAGCAGGTGCTCGTCGTCGGTGCAGACGAGCTCGACGAGCAGGTCGTAGCCGCCGGCGCAGTAGACGACGTAGTCGACCTCGGGTATCTGGGCGAGGGCCTCGGCCACCGGGCGCAGGTCGCCGGTCACCTTGACGCCGACCATCGCCTGCCGGGCGAAGCCCAGCATCAGCGGGTCGGTGACCGCGACGATCTGCATCATGCCTCCGTCGAGCAGGCGTTGTACGCGCTGCCGGACGGCCGCCTCCGACAACCCGATGATCTTGGCGAGCCCGGCGTAGGACATGCGTCCGTCGCGTTGCAGGTGCTCGATGATCTGCTTGTTGACATCGTCCAGGGCCAGGTCCGTCACGCTGCGATTCTGGCTTGAGCCCGGGGGAATCGCAACGGAATCCGTTGGCGAGTTCCGGCCGGTCCCGTGATTCCGTCGCGCTGACCCCCCGAAGGTGGCGCGGGCGCTCCGGGCCGGCGGTGTCGTGGTCTCACAACTGCGTTTATCGCAGATTTTTGGGCCATTGACAAGCGTTTCCGTCGCGCTAACGTGCTCGTAACACGTTTTCGGTGCTTGTTACGCGGAGAGGCGTTGTCATGCGTGTACTGCTCGTAGGTGCCGGCGGCGTCGGCGCCGCGGCCGTCGGCATCGCCGCCCGCCGCGACTTCTACGAACGCTTCGTGGTCGCCGACCGAGACCTCGCCCGCGCACAGGCGGCGGTGTCCGGGCATGAGCCGAAGGGCTTCGTCGCGGCCGAGCTGGACGCCTCGTCGGCGCCGGCCGTGACCGCGCTCTGCCGCGAGCACGGCATCACCCACGTGCTCAACGCCGTCGACCCGCGCTTCGTCATGCCGATCTTCGACGGCGCGCACGCGGCCGGCGCCGACTACCTCGACATGGCCATGTCGCTGTCGCGCCCGCACGCCGAGCAGCCGTACTCACTCACCGGCGTCAAGCTGGGCGACGAGCAGTTCGCCGCGGCCGGCCGCTGGCTCGACGAGGGCCGGCTCGCCCTTGTCGGCATGGGCGTCGAGCCGGGCCTGTCCGACGTCTTCGCGAGGTACGCCGCCGATCACCTCTTCTCCCGGATCGACGAGATCGGCATCCGGGACGGCGGCAACCTCGTCGTCGCGGGCTACGACTTCGCGCCCTCGTTCTCGGTGTGGACCACGATCGAGGAGTGCCTCAACCCGCCGGTGATCTGGGAGGCGGACCGCGGCTGGTTCACCACCGAGCCGCTGAGCGAGCCGGAGGTCTTCGACTTCCCCGGCGGCATCGGCGAGGTCGAGTGCGTGCACGTCGAGCACGAGGAGGTGCTGCTCATCCCGCGCTGGGTGCCCGCGCGGCGGGTCACCTTCAAGTACGGCCTGGGCAAGGAGTTCATCGACGTCCTGAAGACCCTGCGCAAGCTAGGGCTGGAC belongs to Amorphoplanes digitatis and includes:
- a CDS encoding Lrp/AsnC family transcriptional regulator, which encodes MTDLALDDVNKQIIEHLQRDGRMSYAGLAKIIGLSEAAVRQRVQRLLDGGMMQIVAVTDPLMLGFARQAMVGVKVTGDLRPVAEALAQIPEVDYVVYCAGGYDLLVELVCTDDEHLLTLLNDSIRAVPGVTGTETFMYLKLAKQTYAWGTR
- a CDS encoding saccharopine dehydrogenase family protein; the protein is MRVLLVGAGGVGAAAVGIAARRDFYERFVVADRDLARAQAAVSGHEPKGFVAAELDASSAPAVTALCREHGITHVLNAVDPRFVMPIFDGAHAAGADYLDMAMSLSRPHAEQPYSLTGVKLGDEQFAAAGRWLDEGRLALVGMGVEPGLSDVFARYAADHLFSRIDEIGIRDGGNLVVAGYDFAPSFSVWTTIEECLNPPVIWEADRGWFTTEPLSEPEVFDFPGGIGEVECVHVEHEEVLLIPRWVPARRVTFKYGLGKEFIDVLKTLRKLGLDRTAPVKVGGVSVSPRDVVAACLPDPAALGHRMTGSTCAGTLVTGADRDGDPLTVYLYHVVDNEWSMREYGSQAVVWQTAVNPVIALELLAAGVWQGAGVLGPEAFDAVPFLDKLVEYGSPWQLREQ